From the genome of Solanum lycopersicum chromosome 12, SLM_r2.1:
CACTGCTGAGGTGAGACATGACAACCGTTACTCATCATTATTCGGGATACTGTTTTCCATTTACCCTTTTTCTGAAGGCAAGCAGATTTTCTCTTCAACCCCACTCCAGGACCTTCCAAACTACCATCATCTCCAACACAAGCAACTACTTGTATAAGAAGCCTAACAACATTATCAGTCCATTTCATTCTCTGCCATGGAGATCCCTTCTTCCCCGGTGCCCCACCGTTGTTCTCACCATTTCCATCCTCATTAAAGCTAGGCTCATCCTCGTCACTCGTATTGCTATTAGGATTATTACTAGTATTATACACAACATTACTCGGCCCAACTGCTTTATCCTTCCCATAAGCCATACAACCTTGTGCATCCATCAAACCTATAGTTTTTTCATGTTCAAGCCCCATTTTTGCACTCACCGACGATTGAACATTATTGTGGTTCATCTGATGACCAAGAACTGCATTATTACTAGTTGATTCAGGTTGTTGCAGCATATTCATCCCCAAAAATCCACCATTATACCCAGATAAAAAACCACCACCCATACCAGAACTATTCATTATTCCAAAACCAATTTGTAACTTCTCAGAACAGATAAATCCCAACTTCACAAATCATAACCAAAAATCAGCCCTTAAAATCCTTTTCCCTTTCCTAAAAACACATCCTTGAAACTCCCaaataactaaactaaaaaaaaaatccaacttCACAACCAAAAATCAGCCTAAAAACACATTCTTGTAACTCCCAAAATACTAAACTTCAAACAAAAACATCTATCTcccacaattcatcataatccaACATGCCAACAACTGAATCAGCACAATCCAACAAACcccaaacataaaaatttaatcttGAAACAACTGATTCAGATAAACCATAAGTTGTTACCCATGAAAAATTCAGCACCAGCTTTGCTCGATAAGAGTATATACAAAGAACCCATGTTGGGGCTTACATAAATCCTGTCAAAATCAAATCTTTCACAAACCCAAAAAGCTAAAACAGGTAAAAACAAATTCCAAAGACAAGAGTAGCAATAAACTGAAACTTAGATAAAGTTACAATTTTTACCTCTTCAGTGATCTGACTATGGATTCTTGAAGGAGAAATGGAGGGGGAGAGGGGGAGAGAGAGGGCAATGGGTCCAATAGTATAAAGGTAAATTGGGGAAGAAGAATATTTATTAAGTACTGTTTTGGGAGCTGCTAAATCAGCAAATCTACCAATGAAAAGTGGCTTTGTCAAATAATTCCtagtttttaatttgtttgtcttagttTGACTTATTACcgagttttaaaaaaagtatgccctctcattttatattatgtgacatttttttattattcgaGAATTAaacagtttaaatttaaaaatattatataaattgaaacgaaagaaataaaataaacttattaaatatgttacgtaaaaattaaaattaataaattatcaaaataaaaaaaatatattaaaaagaaaagtaggaaagagcaaattaaaataaataatacatttttgttttcttcatttattttttttggttaattatttTGTACCTTCTTTAGTTTATGCGTAAATGGTAATTTATGGGACCTTCCTAGCTCTTCATAAAAAAGGATCATTTTGGTTCAACATCAGAatattaaagaattattaaaaaaagtatatattggataatcaattttgttttttatggAATAATTATATAgagattttaattaaaaaaagctATACTGATTTTAGTTAATATCTTCAATGATATATGGGATGAAAAACTATGAATACCATTTACTCATGAATGGACCAATAAAATTTGAGCTCAAACAATGTCTATTAGATATATTTCAGAAGATTGGTGGACTACTATACAAGAAAACTCAAGATAATTTTGAATTCTCTTTTCGTGACTTATAAACCCTAAAAAATTACATGTGTTTCAAAAAACTATGAGTCTCATTTACTAGGTCGTCAAGAATGCCACAAAATTTGAGTTCAAACAAAGcgaaaataatgaattaatacACACGAAAAGTCGAGACAACCATGAATTTCTGTTTTGTAAATCATAAACtccagaagaaaaaaaaaagtgatgttTGCTCTTAAAAACAATGAGTGTCATTTACttgattttatttcaaaatttatatcgAAATAATTTACCTTATACCTTGACAACCCGTTACCCATAAAAGTTTTGGAGGTTTTAGTGTCAGTATGGTTCAATTTAATAGTCTTAGTTTCAACCCTCTAAGAATTGTTTCTACCACATGATCATCTTGGCATGTGTTTATCTATACTTAACATTTAACATGCTGTCTTTGATGTTTTGTTTGTTCATGAAAATGGGTGTCTTTAAGAAACATTTGCAGGTTGTAGAATTCATGTTGCTGGTCCCATTGATATCATCTTGACCAAGTTTGTCATGTTCCAATTTAGTGGACATGACACTCCTTCAGATATTGCATGTCTAAACACAATAACTAGTCTTATACAAGTTAGAGTCGACTtataaggtaaagatgaaaCATCTTTGTTTACAAGGATCACTTATCACATTTTCTAGTAATATAATATCTGTGAAATCGAACAGATAGTATCTTCAACAAGGCTTAATATTCACATCAGCAAAATTAAGTTCATTTGTGAGTCATTCACATAGAATGTCTACACATTCAAACTGCAAGggtaaagtaattttttaaagtaaaatttccTCACAAAGAAGATATAGGATAACTTAGTTATTGCATCTACTGTAGCTTACAAAAAGTTCAGAAAGAACGATGACATTCGATCTGCCAACCAAGTGCTCATCATAAACTCACCTCTCACGTTTAAAGGAGGGGGCGGATGGTAGCGTTGAAGGAACCTAATGTATAGTTCAAATGCTAAATCATGCTGAAATGCCTCTGGATTCAGCTTCAAGGTACTTGCACATTCGTTCCATTACTTCTCTTCCCTTTGCGCTGTTGGCCTGAAACTTGTCCACACACTTCTGTTCAATTTTCTCTGCCATTGAAGCCAGTGCTGATAAGGGCTTAATCCTGATACTCGTTTCCTGCTTGCAGACGGTCCATAACTTTGGATTATCTGGATGAGGGTCATATCTGATTTTCTCTTCCACTTCTATGTACTTCTCCAGACTAATGTTTCGAGTGGAGAGCTGCATGGACCGAGATTGGGCATCAACAACAGTTGATTCTACACAGTGGCAGATGTCTTGACGAATGATTTTGCGGAGGAACCATGGTCCTGGTGCATGAATAGTTATGGCACGAGTCGTATAAAGCCTCCCTGAGATGGAATCAAGCTTGTGGTTCAATGTGTCAACTTCGAGGATATGCGATAGAATGCGCTTGTTCTCAGGATCAGCAAACTTGCGCCAGGATGCAGAAGTTACTCTTTCCCATGGATGCTTATATGTGTGCTCTTGTGAATAAGCTCTGACCATCTCGTAACTTCTGATTTTCTAAACCTGAACAATAGAAACAGTAAGCAAATCAGGCAAACAAATGTCTATCGACAATGTGAGTTATAAACAAATGACTCTAAATGTTTTGAGCTCAAAATTTGCTTAAACACCATTCTACCAACACACTTGCATAAAAAGTACCCAATCTTAGAATCAAGTATATTATTGGTACAGGATTTTCCAAAACTTCAGTTTTAAGATTTTAGGAAAATATGACCactgatattttatttttgataaccGTGGTGTCTGGGCTAGCTTGCGCCCACCTCGGCTAATTCCACATATGACCGTTAATATACTACTCTCTAGAAGAAATTGAAGATCTTGTGACCCATCTGTTTGTAGTATATACAAGAGACATATCAAACCGAATAAACAagaacttacttttagcaagtTGAAACATGAATGGAACAGCTCTTTTAGCTGCAATTACTTAACCTTTATTCCATGTTGTTGTTTTAACACAATGTGCAGTAACTTGCAAAGTATCCCAAATAACCAGCTTGAGCATGTATAATCTTAATTCATTTGCATGCACAAAATCCAGTTACCATCCCACCAAAAAACAAAAGATTTGGCAAAACAAATAGAGACATCAAAGAGTTGTCTGTCACCAATCCAGCTTCTTAGGTGTATACTCTTATAGACAGCATTAAATCACCTCAACTGAAGTTCGAAACTAGTAATTCTCCTGAAAGTCCATGGACCCCTCCTCCCTCATTCTTTTCTACTCTCCCACAACAGTGGATATCCACTTACTCTTCTTTAAAGAATATCACAAAAACATCCTCCCATTGAAAAGGGAATGTGCCTTTCGCACCATTAGAGAATTTGATGAGGATCAAAGACTTAGGTACATAAGCCCCTCTATATGTACCATCACTCATAGCCTTGCAGTAACATTTTATCAAAAGCAACATACTGCTTTGAATGAAACTCAATTCCTTTTCAGGCGAGTCACACACTCCAATGATCACACACAACCAATGATCAGCATTCCAGCAAGAGTACAAAGTACAAACCAATGATCACACACAACCAAGGAACCTGGAGTGTTCTAAAAAAGCACACATTGGTAACAAGACACTCAAAGAGCTGCAAATaggcaaaaaaaatttataactgAGAAATCCCCAAGGGAGTGTTACACAATTCGAAACAAGGAGGATAATGGGTCCACCCCTCTATACCAAGGTTCAAACCTGTGAATCCACACATCACAAGAAGCAACTTACCACTAGACAAAGACCTGGGGGGTCCAAGACAATCTTTTTAAGTAGAATTTCTTTACAGCAGCTGGAATAGCCAATTCATCTACAAATCTAATGATACCAGTCGCCAAGACGAATTAAAGATCAAATTTTGCCAAGAAATCCGAAGTGCTCCAATAAACCACAAGAGTACGAAGTAAAAATCAAAAAGTCCTCCACAAAGTGTTCTAAAAAATTGCACACCGCAACAAGACAGACAAAGAAACACATACACAAGCCTACCTTCTACATTAGCTGACATAGCTACTTCATCAAAATCATGCTTACAGAAATCGGATAATACCAGCCGCTAAGGCATTGAATAAGCACTTTGACTGATATAAGAATCTGAGCTACAAATCAAATATCAAACGAAATCTTAGTAACTCAATTGATTGACTACCTCGACTCTCACCTTTAGCTCCGTTTCCCCCTCCCCTACCcctataacaaaaaaatcatctttttaagaaaaaatcgAACATTTTGAAACTGAAACTCAAAGGGGTCTTGGAAACTTCTCACACCCTCATCAAAACACTCgataaaacacacaaaaaacaAGCCAATTTACATACAATTTCAAATACACCACCTCAAACAGCTTCTTGATCTAAACAAATCAATATCAGTGTTATACCAACAAAATCAGTTAAGACCTCAAAATCTTAAATCATTGGGATCAACACCgtcaattctttattttttttggttttatttcATTGAATCACATTTAATTATAGCACTAATCACCATAAATCAAAAAGGGTATTCATCAAAGATCAAAAAACTAACCTTTTTGTTGGAAATCAAGCGCCCACAGAACTCAGAAGAGAAGAGTAATGGAAAACCGCTGTTGCCCTACCTACTATAATAGTGATTTTTCCATTATTATATTACAGAAATGAGAAAACTATTGTCACTATGGAGTATGTACAACCCTTTAAGAACAAGAGTACAACTAGTGAAGCAGAAATATCAAATCTGTGAAATTTTGCTCATATTGTTTGCCACGTGGATAGAAGAGTGTGTTTTTGGCTAATATTCtttgaggaaaaaaattatttgaaattgaaattaagtTATTGTTCtggaattaaaatttatttagatatttttggggaataatattttaagttaaattaaaataaggaaatgtTTTTCCGCACTTTGAATACAAGTTCGACTTGAATAATTGCTgattaatacatatttagtaaaacaaaacataaaagtatgTAATTATATCAAAATGGTATAAGAGGATCGTTTTTTACACGTAAATTTAAAATGGAGcaaacacataaaaattatattaacgtttaataattatttacgCTTATTGAAAGATAGATTCAATATTGCGATCATCCTACCACAATATTTACATCGCAAATGATTGATAACTAACACATGTTCGTCCATTCCAACTCGAAACCTTTTAAATTGCCTAAGAggaattcattataaaatattatagagCGAAACCTCGATCGAAGAAAAATTATAATCCCATcgataagaataataaataattttcatgtGAGAAAATGACACAAGTACAACGCAGCACAAAgttaaaagcaaaaaaaaaaaggatgtccactaacttattttaataattttaataacttaaaaatgaCAACAATACCCTCATCCATTCGTCAAATTTACAACACAACACCTCCACCATTCATTTCCCACCCACCCTTGACTGCTTCAACAACTTTgaaaatacccaaaaaaaacaaaaaaaaaaaacttcagaTTTCCAATTTTAAACTTTGAGAATTTTTGCAGCTTTCACCACTGGATTTTCCTTAGCAATCGCTTCACGACCAGCTGCTTTGTAATCGTAACTACAGTCATGTCGATCGGAGTACCTATGCTCCGAGCAGAACACTTCCCCACACCGGCACCGGAACGGCATCAATCCGACTTTCCTCCGGCAACCC
Proteins encoded in this window:
- the LOC101250487 gene encoding uncharacterized protein: MVRAYSQEHTYKHPWERVTSASWRKFADPENKRILSHILEVDTLNHKLDSISGRLYTTRAITIHAPGPWFLRKIIRQDICHCVESTVVDAQSRSMQLSTRNISLEKYIEVEEKIRYDPHPDNPKLWTVCKQETSIRIKPLSALASMAEKIEQKCVDKFQANSAKGREVMERMCKYLEAESRGISA